The region ctaaaagtttcccatttttatgaaaataccTCAATTTTCCTTATTACAAATGAAATAGTTTTTGGGTCATTGCAATCAAATGCATTGACAAGCCATGCCAAAGTGCTAAATTTGCAGATGTGTACAATTTCAGCGTCATAAAGTTTATTTTAATCATTGATAGGTGAAATTTTCTTGCTCATTTCACCTGCACATTTCTAATTAGAACtaacaagaaaagaaatttgtaagctttcaaagaatttcaacTGTTCGTTTGACTGTTgtgatagaaaaaatataactatttgatgataataaaaattattgtggAATCAGGATGTCTAGATATGTATGCAAAGTTTTATTGAGTTATTATAATGACATAAGAATTATGCAAAGGATGTCAGGCCATCTCCCTTGTTTCTTAcgcaaaaatttgaacagaACGATAGCTTTTGTTTGGGTTTGCTTGTTTGTTGTTGTTAAAGGGAGTGTCCTATTAGCGTCTCACCTGGTGGATGTTCCAGATGAGGGTTCCAACCCAGAGCCCGATCCAGACTACACAGAATACATGACTGGCAAGTCTGTGGCAAAATTCAACCACTCTGGTAGTTCGGTTTCTGACGGTATGCCAGGTCTTGATCTTTCTGATCCGAAACAATTGGCAGAATTCGCACGCCCAGGCCACAAATTAAAAGTACGCAAGCCGCCCAGCATAGATGGAGTCGAACGTACTATCGCCTGCCCACACAAAGGATGTACGAAGATGTTTCGTGACAATAGCGCGATGCGCAAACACCTTCACACCCATGGCCCCAGGGTACATGTATGCGCTGAGTGCGGGAAGGCCTTTGTTGAGAGCTCCAAGTTGAAGAGACACCAACTTGTCCACACTGGGGAAAAGCCTTTTCAATGTACCTTCGAAGGATGTGGAAAACGCTTCAGTTTGGACTTTAACCTACGAACTCATGTTAGAATTCACACAGGAGATCGACCTTACGTTTGCCCTTTCGATGGATGTAGCAAAAAATTTGCTCAATCTACGAACTTAAAATCTCACATACTGACTCATGCAAAGGCTAAGTAAGTATAACTATGTGAAAATAATCTTTCACTGAAAAATTGGCTTAAAACAGTATGAAATTTAGTAGTGTAAACCCAGAATTAATACAAGTGATATCCTACTGGATTTTATGAACGCGATTACAAATAACATTAAGATAGTGCAATTGCAAATCACCAGTACAAATTAGTTGGAATAAAATGACTGTCAGCATTTATGCAACAGACAAACAAGAGTCATGACACGCAGTTATATGCTAGACGTATATTGGTAGAAAACTTTCGTTCGAAGTGCATCTATTTCCGAAAGCATGTAGTTGATATTGAGATGTTGCTGAATcaatgttattaaaaaatccaattaaatcttcattttatttttcagatctCGCAATGCTATCGGTAGACAGGTATCACAGATTCAATTACAGCAACCACAATTTGTTCAGGTGGAAGTCGCTGATGTAGATAACCAACAGTTCATCGTGTATGCTGATTAGCCCCTCCAAATTCCCTATTCCCTAATGACCCCATTATAATTATCATAGCCTTTAATTATTAACCCAAACAGTGTACATATTTACAAGATGCAGCGAGTGATGAGGACAGGAGGGTACTAAAGCTATTAGCTATCTTAAAAGTTTGAATCAATTGATCAATAAATACATCTGTGCTACGATTGATTattaaaatgaagaaaataaagaataatcaCAGTAAAGGAAGCACCataaacacaaaaaatcaattaaattATACTGCTGAACCAGAGTACCTATCAAAGACATACAAGATAGTTTGCATGGTAAAATATGtttgtttacatttttattcagaattaGGTTTTCAGATTCAATGTCAGTCTTTATAGAAAAATTGGTAAACTGTGAGAATTTCACGAAAGTTGaaacgtaaaatattttctattttcagaAAGACTGCTTAGTttaaatttgttcaattaaatcatatctatatttatacgaataatgtaatgaataaatattttcacatatttGACTATACAAGCCAGAATAGCTGGATTGCTTACATCTATCTCGTATGTCCCATGGTGCCATTGATCTGGGAATAAATGTTCAAAAGCTTGAATTAAAGAAATACATCATTAgttcattataattaaaacATGTGTAATGGAAAAGAGTACGTTGAGATGATGTAATTTTACACGTAGTATAAGTAGATACGAACGTCGTCTTGGTCTGAACAATTACACATgctaatttttatataaaatatctCTATTGAAAATCTTTTCACGTTCGATGAAATGGGGTATTCAATATGAATAAGAACAGTGAGTTTTAGGTACATGATCAGGCTTgctgaaaagttgaaaatagaaaaatcaagTTAATATTTTGTGGATTCcagtatgaaatatttttaaatgctAAGTCTACTACAATGTGAAAGTTTTTCCtgatttgtataatatactcaAGTTTTTTCATATTACGTTTTGGCAATGGATTGATAATTATGTGGATTGTGCATACTTATATAATCATATCGTCTAGTTTTATGTGATTTTGTACACACACCCAGTTTTTATTACTGCCAGTTGTAAGAATAGGATGAAACACTGTGTCAATCATGTACTAGCATGCTGATGCAAATTTGATTGTTTTGTTCCTTAGTATGCACGATCCCTATAGTCGTTTATTCCGAGCTATTTgagtaaaatatatttgtcaGTTGAGAATAACTAATGTGATTCTTGaggtaaaacaaaatataattgattaattatcaataataGAAAACAAATGCTCAGTGTTGCATTTTTGATTCATCACGATATCAAATATGCAAAAGCAGCTGGTatgttttacttatttttggggaTTGGTTGCTAACTATAATTCGTTTAGCAATAAATAGAAACGAAATACCAATATTAGCCTACTGATCAGATACCAgtacaaatgaaaaataaggtCTAAACTAATAGCAGtactaattgaaaatattctttttgAGATGATAAAGCTAAATCTTAATTATCGAAGTCAAGAGATTTGTGCATTTATTCTCAGTGATAATGATGCGAAACACTTTTATcattaacaataaataattaaaacctAAAAAAGAACACATGTTAAAAAGATGGAaaggataaattttattctatgtaataatattattactattaaaCTTAATGATATATTTAAGTTTGTCAATTTATATGAAATGAGATGAGAAAAagtaaatacaaaataatgtCCGTGTTTAGTTATTATTCGTATTACATGTGTTGTATCATTTTTTGGGCATTGATTCAAATGTTATTGTTCATAGAAATTGTTGAGCAGTACCTTATTGAATAACTAATCAAACAGGTAAGAGTGTTTTAATGATGCATGTTCAATTTTATGCACGTACATGATCATATGCCCCATTACTTCTCGAATATGAGATTGAAACATTGGCCGTTGAATATCAGTATTAATTGTCTTTCAATCTCAGCCTTAGAAGAGGTATCAAAAAGctaaaaaatactgtaccaaTTTAGATCTTATTTTACATacataattgatttaaatcaTATCCTTGTAGTTATTTCTACGTGCCAGTGggagttaaaaatttaatattcactGTCAATCAGTCGTTAATAAATGAGGGCTAGTTTTGATAGTACGAAATGAGGTAAAGGCTAAAATGGCAGATGCTTTTCAATCCAATTTTATTAAAACGAGAGTGAGCACTCGAAACAACTTTATTTCTATTATGAATACTATATATAGGTATGAACGCGTTTGCGGTAGTCAGTCAGTACTGAACTCACGTATATACGTCCCTTGGATTGTGTTTCCGATACATTGAAAGTTACCGGGTAGTCTGCTACCGCTTGTTTGACATGAACCGAGCTAAGGCATGCAATCATACGGCGGGTCCACAGAAGTGTTACGATAattgtgcgtgtgtgtaggCTGTCTACCAGATGTTAAACTATGTACATTGAAAGagaacgataaaattgaattaacaCGCGCAGAAAATTGTGTATTATACACTCTGCACAGAGTTTCGGATAAAATGTTAAGTAAcacccgtattcatagtccCTCCTTGAGGAACAAGGATTCCTTGTTCATGAAACGTGAAATGAGAAGGACCATGAATACAGGTGTAAATATCGTAATCATTGAAATTCGTACGACATTATGAAAGCCGGCCCACAGATGAAAATGATTGGTTTTCATCAGTTCAATGAATTGACACTAGGCAACCAGGCACGAATATCTTCAGGGATATATAGTCGGTGCTTTGACGTATTTTTGTGTATACGGCGAACGGCGATTGAACAAGTTGAGAGAGCGGTAAAGTTTTGCAGTGGCGTGTCACACTCTGTGCTACATTTAGTACAAATATGGCTACGTAGCAGAAAAAAATGCATGCAAAAACACTTGTCGCaatatttataacttttgATAAATCAGCAAACAGTCATAGAACTCGATATTGGTGTGGTAGGAATTATCGAAACGTATGATTGGGcatcgacgtaatttttaaTAGTACAAATATGGAGCAAAGTACGGTTCTCTGGATGCTCGCACTGGTAATGTTATTCGGTTCATATTTGGCCGGATCTTTACCTCTAGTTGTCAACTTATCTGAGGTAAGTAAAATATCTCTCCAATCGCTTAAGTAGTCTTTTCATAATTTACGTTTTGAAGTGTCATCTGTTCACGCTGTGACATCTGTTGCACTTAGTGCCCAgctgaaacaaaatatttatgtcCGGATATATAAGCATTGATCGATTACTTcagtgattatttttatttcaagtaaTGATGCTGAAACTAGCAGATAATACGTCTGTAAGGCTTTCAGGGAGTGAGCAAACGATAAAATATCAAAGAATACATTGAAAAGGGTTCCCTAAGTAATCCTGCGAAGATTGATCGTTAGATCATCCCCTGGAACCTTTCCACCTGTATTACCTGTTGACTGTTACCTGCTAGTTTCAGCGTTATTTTTAAGTATTCTCATACATTCATTATTGCGTActacattattatttattatttttattttcatcaatttcaggATAAATTACAGCTTGTCTCAGTTTTGGGAGCAGGCCTACTTGTCGGAACAGCTTTAGCTGTTATTATTCCAGAAGGTGTGCGAGCTTTATTCAATGCTGGAGGTAACGAAGCCCATCAGCATGGCAGCGGTAAGACACCGTCAGATCGAGAGTGCATCAGACTGgccaaaaatttctatatccCCGTCTTGTATTTGGAATATattcagttgaggcaaaaaaaaaaaaatatatatatataagaataaaacaaaattcatttgCTATTGTCAAGTGTTTTCTATCCGAGGCATAGGGTAATTATTACTTGATTATTGTGCATCTTATTTTTTCAGGTGACCTCCACAGCCTCATAGGTATAACACTGGTACTAGGTTTTATATTCATGCTATTAGTGGATCAGTGTTCAACCAGAAATAATGGAGAAGGTGGTAAACCTACAGAAAAAAGCCTTACAGCTACATTAGGCCTAGTAGTTCATTCCGCAGCCGATGGTGTTGCATTAGGAGCTGCTGCTACCACGTCACAAGCTGATGTCGAGATGATCGTCTTTCTAGCTATTATGTTGCACAAGGTATCTATGCTGTTTACATTTGCTTTCATATTCACAGGTGATGTAAATTCAAACAAACCTTCTTTCAACCTTACAACTGGTGGATTGtgctatttttctttctatgcTGTTTATTGATTTAATGTAGTCCTCTCTACTTTTTAAACAGAATAATTCAGTTCTGCAATTATTTTCGCTTGCACTCTTTTGTTACTTAATGAAACGAAGCTTGTAATGCAGCAAAATTACTTTTACAGGCACCAGCAGCTTTCGGACTTGTGTCTTTTCTATTACATGAAGGCGTGGATAGGAAAAGGATACGAAAGCATCTGCTAGTATTTTCTTTGGCAGCTCCTTGTCTTGCTTTAATTACCTTCTTTGGCATTGGAAAGGTAAGCCAACTTGATACATTCTGTTTTGATGTGAATCATAATAACAGTTCaaattgtttgatttttaGGAGGGCAAAGAAACCTTAAGCAGTGTTAACGCGACAGGCTTAGCAATGTTGTTCAGTGCAGGGACATTCCTTTATGTAGCTACTGTTCACGTTTTGCCAGAATTAATGGTGAGAGGAAGTTCTACCCATTCGCATTTACCAACTACAGAGGGTGGATCAGTCCCAGTGGGAGGACTCAAATCCAAAGAATTATTGGCTCTAGTAGTTGGCTCATTATTACCAGCTTTGATTACAACCGGACACCATCACTGACCATAAATTGACAATCTTATTGGCATGATTccatttaatttttgtttcttgaaattatttgtatcATATTACAAAAATGATATATTATCTTTAATCCACACGACTGTTCGGATATTTGTTTACTACTTATTGTTGCAATGTGTAAATTAATACATTACCGTactgtaatttattacatcCAGTATCGTGCAGAATCATCGAAATTCCATACACACATCATAATTCACGCACAttgctcaattttttattctatatttTAAGAACCATCAAAGTTTAAGTAGCGTACGtcgtttaaatttttacttcgATTATCAACATAGGTATACTTTATGAAAAACAGAGCGGTATTCATAATGAAGCATACGTATTCTAATTTGTATGTTTGGTTGTATGGTTCGATTTTACTTTCTTACTTATAGGTAGACTTCCTGAGATGAgctattatttttctcaagtaGTTTAGCGCAGGAACCAATAGGTGTTGGTTATTCAGGTTATTGGTGTAATCaggtttatttattactttacAATGTAATGTCTGTACAAATGTACAAACTCTTCATCTTAtttggatatattttttttaatgcgtTTTAATTCGTTTAGTTTTTCCGTGGTAGATATAATCTCTGTACGAATATTACCACACTTACTACTCAACTGCGCAGTTGCCTGAAAGCGTTTTTGTGCATTGCGTAGATTTTGTGGAACAAGAACTCCGAACCACTTAATTGGATCTGGAATTTCTTTACCTTCATCATTATGTTTCCTATTAATTACATCAAACTGTGGAATGCTTTCCTCATCCAGTTCTGTTTGAACCTTGAACAGTGATTCAAACTGGCCTGCTTCAGTAGGTACTTGCAACAttccaatattttccataccaCGAATATATCGGGATTTTGCTAATTCAATGTGACCATCCCTTAATATCTCTTCCATCTGCAGCGTCACAGACACTTTTTCTTCCATCAACTCTAAGCTTCGCAGCGTGAATTTGTCCAAAGCTGCGCATACTTCGTCTACACTTCCatgcatattttttcaccttttaataggaaaaaaagaacattacAGTGTCTATTTGCATAGCTCCATGTTTCAAGAAATTCTACACAGACCACTCAATGTTGACCACACAATAAACTTCAACATAAATtctcattttcattcataaaaTAATCTAAGTTTTCCAAGTAGTGACGTGAAATTTGTATGTGACGATACTCGTGTAATTCACTTTGGGTGGTGTATGTTGCATTTTTCGAGACACGGAAGAGTATATATCGGTGGGGTGAGAATATGATTCAATGAGCAACGAAGTTTCAATTAAAATACTagaatttgtaaattaattttttttgcaatatccCCAAAATATTCAAGGTTTTGTATAGTTAATATTAGCTGCTGTtcgcaaaacaaaaaatcttgTATTCATGACGTATGTACATTTTAGTAAGAAAGAAGAATATATTGCAAGTTGTCTTAAATCGGTAGTGAaaattcactgaatttttccttttactGTAGCGCGTATCATCCATAAGCTGCCGTGGTAGTAACGTGTGCTGAGAGATATAGCACATAGTACATAGTTGTATCATGAGTGGCATAGGTAAATATTGAGATACCTGTTTGAGTTATACACATACCTAGGTATTCCCTGAGCGATGTAATAGAGATAGAGATACCCGTTTGAGCTATTTCTTTTGACTCGGCTAGTGTGCACCCCAGgtttattatacctattaGTTTAGTGTAATAGTGAAGTTCAATGGGAGCATTAGATCTCAAGTCCTACTAACGCATGTTTTCTAACCTCATTTAACCTAAGATAATTTGATCATAAAATAGCATAAATGACACAAATAAGTAAACGAGTGAAACCTGAaagcgaaataaaataaaagctatctaataattattgaatacCAGAAATTGTGACGATCAGGGACAGACGGGCTCGTTACgattgttccaaattttgcGAACTCGGCATTAAGTTTGATGAAGGGCATGGGTGAAAGCAGGTGATAGCTCAGTGTTGACAGTTTTCGTACACTGATATGTATGCATATCAGATTTCTTAGCTTGGCCACACTGATCTCTAGTGGCGACACACCTACCTAGTCATACCAACCATGATAATGTGGTCATTCAAAGACCGATTCTTGATCTCTGTCTGTACCACTCGTAGTACGCTATACTCTCTCTCGGCGCGTGACTACTGCAGAAGCTTATGGGTGTGTGAAGTGTTTGCGGCGCACAATCAAAGATTTTCTAAATACgacattgaaaaatgaatgcaTTTTTATCAACCAAGGGTTTGCTCTTATCAGTTGGATATCACTTCTGGATCaacttaaaataaaatatctgtaAATTATTAACTCAACTGCCGCTGATCTtgcattattttcttttcaaattggAGCGATTCTCGGATGTTGACAATGAGCCTTGAAAAACAGttgtcgaaatttttcgagGAGTAATCATAACAAAAAAAGCACAGCCATATTAAGTCTGAAATAAGTTAGAGCGGTATTTGTTTATTCACTCAATAGCATTTAcattatgaaaattattaccgAATAACAAACACTATAAACTCTTTACTTTATACATTGTCTTAAAACTACTATGCGCACATACTATTTAAGCCATattcagaaataataatagtaaatcaGAGAATATAGGGCGTATTCATATACTTTTTATAGTATGTTCTGGCAGTGCCAAAAGCTATTTTATATTCCGCTTATTCCAGTGAGTTGTTGATGAGATGTTTTACTTCCAGTACATTTTTAGTACTGACGATGCATTGCATTATATCCCATAAATTAATTATGGCATATTAAACATACGGTGTTGGTAAAACCAAGAGTTACTACATTACCATATACGCGgttgaatattattgaaactctgattcaattttgaatatgactgatttgtaataaaaataaaatcaaacacAGTTCCTCGCTCTTGCATCAAACATGTGTCTTACACTTCTCCATTAAGCAGTTTCTTatcaaacaaaaattctcCAATAGGACCATAAGTGTCCATCATCTTTTGAAGAGTTGTGTATTTTCCAGCGAGATCACGCTGCCCTTTATATTGCTCATCTAGGAAATCACCAGTAAGCCAATCTACCAActatagaagaaaaaatacagtGTTATATTGACAGAAATAAATGTTTTACAGAAGAATTCTAAATATGTTACAAATCGacgatgtatatattatattttcttagAAAAGATGCGATGACAACCAAGATCAGAGGttagatacaaaaaaaaatatgcttgGGGTCTACAATGAGCACCGTGACTATGATGACAGCCTTCAATATTTCTCAACACTATCTTGTACGTGCAGTTCTGTGAGTAATGATATAAATTCTTTTACGCAAGAATCCATAATCTATTATATcgtaattaattgataatttgtACATTGTctcttgaaaatttctagATCGATTTATAGAGATAGAAGTTGTATGTGCTATACTACGTCATTTTGTAACAATGTTGAAGTAGATTTAGCACAATAAGCAGCATTAAAAAGTATATAGCAATTTTATTTAAGATATGATACTCACATGATAATCATTCTTAGCATTTGCACCTGGATTTTCGCAGTGTTTAATTATACTTCGAATATTTGTTGTAACGTCAACTTCCGTTGCGAGAGCACTTTTAAGTGCTGCTGCTCCATCAGCCCATGTCATTGAAGACACTTGCTAAAATAGAACGGGTGAACAAAACAacgattttttgtattatcattgaatctatgtttcattatttaataattcattttgtCAATAACTACAAACGTACCAGCGGGAATGTTAGTAGTTGTTGGAAGTTCTTGGTTACATCTCCACGCATTAACAGATATTCAATAAGTTTGATCGCATGTTCACGTTCTTCATCCGCGGCATGTGAGAAAAACTTACTGAATCCAGGTCTGCTAATACTATCGCGTGCAAAGTGAGCACTCTGTAAACAGTAAAGTGATTAGAATAAGTGGGCAGttttaaatgtaataaaataatggaaTTGGCTCATTTACCATAGCAAGATATGTCATAGATGCGGAGATTTCCAGTTGAACCTGATCCTTCAGTCTTTTCGTACACGTTCCAACCATATCCACCCATTTTATATCGATCGGTGCTTCGTTAATTGAACCttaaagtaaaattgaaaaatgattaataaataaatattaaatgacTGTTCCATTGTTCAAGAAggtttaatcatttttaattcataTCCTAAAAGCGCTCAAATTCCCAGACCTTGTTTCATGTCAACATGTTTGTGATATCAAATATTTGCAGTTCATTATCTTGTATTTGGTTATTTATTTGTCTTTATGAGCATGGGCGGTTGACTCATTAATAGTTTCCAATGAGGTTGAGGTTGGTAGAAGGTTGCTGACAAAAACTCAGCAGAAAAGAGTACATTTAAACATCATTCAACatagtaaaaattgaaatcttcCAAGCGTGGAAAGGGTGTGCTTATGATTCCTGTTGGAAATTCTCTACCATTTTACACTTCATTAATTTCTGGACAATTGAATTTAGTTATAATATGAAACAGATTTGCTCAATACCTGAATCTTTCCAATAATGATGTACCTATAGTTAATAACATCAATAATAATCTGCTCTTATTTAGAGTCAAATATATTCATTAGgacattttttctcattcaagTGGAGAGGCAAAATCGTAAATTACATTCATTTGCACATAACATTATTTGATCTTCATAATTGGGAGAATAATGGATGTATCATAGATATACTTATAAGTAAATGAATATGT is a window of Neodiprion pinetum isolate iyNeoPine1 chromosome 4, iyNeoPine1.2, whole genome shotgun sequence DNA encoding:
- the LOC124218093 gene encoding transcriptional repressor protein YY1 isoform X1; this translates as MASAEINMASSDIITEVEIQPDIQEVEIETIPVEIPCETVETTIEGEDGQPMIALQSLPEPGREEIILQTQEEIVGGDPLSVYDQIPVPDNDIYVESSPGPSRKGPKKARKGGNSRFRAPDHTIFGDMGTETKARKWEQKQVQIKTLEGEFSVTMWASGTDDGSVLLASHLVDVPDEGSNPEPDPDYTEYMTGKSVAKFNHSGSSVSDGMPGLDLSDPKQLAEFARPGHKLKVRKPPSIDGVERTIACPHKGCTKMFRDNSAMRKHLHTHGPRVHVCAECGKAFVESSKLKRHQLVHTGEKPFQCTFEGCGKRFSLDFNLRTHVRIHTGDRPYVCPFDGCSKKFAQSTNLKSHILTHAKAKSRNAIGRQVSQIQLQQPQFVQVEVADVDNQQFIVYAD
- the LOC124218104 gene encoding ferritin heavy chain-like; translated protein: MNFIYGFLLLLGCFSITPGVYSVCSINEAPIDIKWVDMVGTCTKRLKDQVQLEISASMTYLAMSAHFARDSISRPGFSKFFSHAADEEREHAIKLIEYLLMRGDVTKNFQQLLTFPLQVSSMTWADGAAALKSALATEVDVTTNIRSIIKHCENPGANAKNDYHLVDWLTGDFLDEQYKGQRDLAGKYTTLQKMMDTYGPIGEFLFDKKLLNGEV
- the Zip102B gene encoding zinc transporter ZIP9, giving the protein MEQSTVLWMLALVMLFGSYLAGSLPLVVNLSEDKLQLVSVLGAGLLVGTALAVIIPEGVRALFNAGGNEAHQHGSGDLHSLIGITLVLGFIFMLLVDQCSTRNNGEGGKPTEKSLTATLGLVVHSAADGVALGAAATTSQADVEMIVFLAIMLHKAPAAFGLVSFLLHEGVDRKRIRKHLLVFSLAAPCLALITFFGIGKEGKETLSSVNATGLAMLFSAGTFLYVATVHVLPELMVRGSSTHSHLPTTEGGSVPVGGLKSKELLALVVGSLLPALITTGHHH
- the LOC124218106 gene encoding coiled-coil domain-containing protein 115, producing the protein MHGSVDEVCAALDKFTLRSLELMEEKVSVTLQMEEILRDGHIELAKSRYIRGMENIGMLQVPTEAGQFESLFKVQTELDEESIPQFDVINRKHNDEGKEIPDPIKWFGVLVPQNLRNAQKRFQATAQLSSKCGNIRTEIISTTEKLNELKRIKKNISK
- the LOC124218093 gene encoding transcriptional repressor protein YY1 isoform X2 yields the protein MASAEINMASSDIITEVEIQPDIQEVEIETIPVEIPCETVETTIEGEDGQPMIALQSLPEPGREEIILQTQEEIVGGDPLSVYDQIPVPDNDIYVESSPGPSRKGPKKARKGGNSRFRAPDHTIFGDMGTETKARKWEQKQVQIKTLEGEFSVTMWASGTDDDEGSNPEPDPDYTEYMTGKSVAKFNHSGSSVSDGMPGLDLSDPKQLAEFARPGHKLKVRKPPSIDGVERTIACPHKGCTKMFRDNSAMRKHLHTHGPRVHVCAECGKAFVESSKLKRHQLVHTGEKPFQCTFEGCGKRFSLDFNLRTHVRIHTGDRPYVCPFDGCSKKFAQSTNLKSHILTHAKAKSRNAIGRQVSQIQLQQPQFVQVEVADVDNQQFIVYAD